The following proteins are co-located in the Mesorhizobium australicum WSM2073 genome:
- a CDS encoding ABC transporter permease subunit, protein MVERTPFLNFFTHLILFVGFVFCVAPFAIVAIAASHNLRDVNDVPMSLLPGSDFWINIKTAWVTADLGPKLLNSFIVATGVAAGKVIVSALTAFAIVYFRFPGRTLIFWLIFITLMLPLEVRIVPTYAVVANVLEPYQAILDVTGLSWLIETVSGVQVHLSVGLLNSYPGLILPLVATATGTFLYRQFFLTVPDELTEAARMDGAGPLRFFIDILLPLSRNNMAALGTIMFLWAWNQYLWPLLITTDQSHAMAVTELKQLIPNVGGTPEWHIAMAGTLIIMLPPMIVVVLMQRWFVRGLIATEK, encoded by the coding sequence ATGGTCGAGCGCACCCCGTTCCTCAATTTTTTCACGCACCTGATCTTGTTCGTCGGCTTCGTTTTCTGTGTGGCGCCGTTCGCCATCGTGGCGATCGCGGCCTCGCATAATCTCAGGGATGTCAACGACGTGCCGATGTCGCTGCTGCCGGGTAGCGATTTCTGGATCAACATCAAGACCGCCTGGGTGACGGCCGACCTTGGTCCCAAGCTGCTGAACAGCTTCATCGTTGCGACCGGCGTTGCCGCAGGCAAAGTGATCGTCTCGGCGCTGACCGCCTTCGCGATCGTCTATTTCCGATTTCCCGGACGCACGCTGATCTTCTGGCTGATCTTCATCACTCTGATGCTGCCGCTTGAAGTGCGCATCGTGCCGACCTACGCGGTGGTCGCCAACGTGCTCGAGCCGTATCAGGCTATCCTGGACGTGACCGGCCTGAGCTGGCTGATCGAAACGGTTTCGGGCGTGCAGGTCCACCTCAGCGTTGGGCTGCTCAACTCCTATCCCGGCCTAATTCTGCCGCTGGTCGCCACGGCGACCGGGACGTTCCTTTATCGCCAATTCTTCCTGACCGTGCCGGACGAATTGACGGAGGCCGCACGCATGGATGGCGCCGGGCCACTGCGCTTCTTCATCGATATCCTGTTGCCGCTGTCGCGCAACAACATGGCGGCGCTCGGGACCATCATGTTCCTGTGGGCATGGAACCAGTATCTATGGCCGCTGCTCATCACCACCGACCAGTCGCATGCGATGGCGGTGACCGAGCTCAAGCAGCTCATCCCCAACGTCGGCGGCACTCCGGAGTGGCATATCGCCATGGCCGGCACTCTCATCATTATGCTGCCGCCGATGATCGTCGTGGTGCTGATGCAGCGCTGGTTCGTGCGCGGCCTGATCGCCACCGAGAAGTAA
- a CDS encoding sn-glycerol-3-phosphate import ATP-binding protein UgpC, whose product MASIAIRGVKKNYAKTQVVHGVDLDFASGEFVVILGPSGCGKSTLLRMIAGLEEISDGTIAIDGTVVNKLEPRERGCAMVFQNYALYPHMSVAQNIGYSLKVAGVPSAERNQRIQAVARTLELEQLLDRKPMALSGGQRQRVAMGRAMIREPKVFLFDEPLSNLDAKLRVQMRSEIRKLHRRLNATSVFVTHDQVEAMTLADRLVVMNGGRVEQVGTPGEIYTRPASRFVATFVGAPAMNILEGTAELDGLSLLGGSRRLAMARAGLPVGTKVAMGIRPEAVRLVAPGTPGALDATVDLVEELGAGRVIYVDLDGAPFSVMTSEPVHPEPGSTVGLKISPDDMHFFSSETGTRLDVFKASVPEPAL is encoded by the coding sequence ATGGCCTCCATCGCAATACGCGGCGTCAAGAAGAACTATGCCAAGACGCAGGTCGTGCACGGCGTGGATCTCGACTTTGCCTCGGGCGAATTCGTCGTCATTCTCGGGCCGTCCGGCTGCGGCAAGTCCACGCTGCTCAGGATGATCGCGGGGCTGGAAGAAATTTCCGACGGCACGATCGCCATAGACGGCACGGTGGTCAACAAACTCGAGCCACGCGAGCGCGGCTGCGCCATGGTGTTCCAGAATTACGCGCTTTATCCGCATATGAGCGTGGCCCAGAACATCGGCTATTCGCTGAAAGTCGCCGGTGTTCCCTCGGCCGAGCGCAACCAGCGCATCCAGGCGGTGGCCCGCACACTGGAACTCGAGCAACTGCTCGACCGCAAGCCGATGGCGCTTTCGGGTGGCCAGAGGCAACGCGTCGCCATGGGCCGCGCCATGATCCGCGAGCCGAAGGTGTTCCTGTTCGACGAGCCTCTGTCCAATCTCGACGCCAAGCTGCGCGTGCAGATGCGTTCGGAGATCCGCAAGCTGCATCGCCGGCTGAATGCCACCTCCGTCTTCGTCACCCACGACCAGGTAGAGGCCATGACATTGGCCGACCGACTGGTGGTGATGAATGGGGGACGGGTCGAACAGGTCGGCACGCCAGGTGAAATCTACACCCGCCCGGCCAGCCGCTTCGTCGCCACCTTCGTCGGCGCGCCGGCCATGAACATCCTCGAAGGCACCGCCGAACTCGACGGATTGTCGCTGCTCGGCGGCAGCCGGCGCCTGGCGATGGCTCGCGCCGGCCTGCCGGTCGGCACGAAAGTGGCGATGGGCATCCGGCCGGAGGCGGTGCGGCTGGTGGCGCCGGGAACGCCGGGCGCGCTCGATGCGACTGTCGACCTAGTCGAGGAATTGGGCGCGGGGCGGGTGATCTATGTCGACCTCGACGGCGCGCCGTTTTCGGTGATGACCTCGGAGCCCGTTCACCCCGAGCCCGGCAGCACCGTCGGCCTGAAGATCTCGCCTGACGACATGCACTTCTTCTCGTCGGAGACAGGCACCCGTCTCGATGTCTTCAAGGCTTCGGTGCCAGAGCCAGCGCTTTGA